The sequence TATGTGGGTATCTGACCTCTTCTTTTAGCACTCAGCGCAAAGACACAACCCACGGTTTCCTTCACGGATTCCGTGGGTTGTGTCATGTTTGGCCCGGCGCGCAGGAAGCCGATGGCGCAGCTTCTGAAACTAACTACATGGGCTACCGGCCACGCAGGCTAAGTCTTTTGGGGAGGTTTCACCGGCTAATAGAGGCGCCCCAATTCAGCGAAAATCGCCGAATTAAAGCTGAAAGCCCGCTCTGCCTCCGAGAGCATAGCTTCACGCTGTTCAACGTTAAGCTCCAGGCTATCCACACGCCTGCGGTATCCCGTGCGATAAGGCGGGATTTTTCCAATTGAAGTGAAGTCATAGAAGTTCAGGGCCTCAGGAGGAACTCCGTAATGGGCCCCCAAACGCGCTGCAATCACCTGCCCACCGGAAATATCACCGAGATAGCGCACGTAGTGATGAGCTACCACTTCTACTGGTTGGCTAACTATTTTTTCTAAGCGCGCGGTATAGGCCGTCGTCGCTGGAAGAATGCGAATCTCCTCGCTCCAGTTTTCGCCAACGAGTATTTTCAGATCTGCTTCCAGTGCTTGACGACGTTCCAGCCGTGGATCCGCCACCGCACCGGCAATGGGAGTAGTCGCCACGCTGCGAACGGCGTTCTCGAGAGCTCCATATACAAACCACAATTGGCCGGCCAAATCAGCCACGGCTGACTTATTGAGCTCCCCTGACAACAGGCGCTGCATGAATGCCGAATTCTCCGCATGCTCATGCGCACGCGCAGTCGCCTCTCGCAACGCAACGGACAAAGGTTTATTGAGAGTGGTAGTCACTGTTCTTCTCCACGGTGTTATTTAGAAAAACTACAAATCAGTTGAGGTTAGAAAAACTCAAAACCGAAAATTAAGGGGATTAGGCCGACGTGGGTGTGCGGCACCAAATTTCATCGGCACCCCACACCCGTTACGTCGCTCTTGAACTGTCAGCGATGTGCTTTAGCGCTTATCGCTGAAAGAAGGCACGGGCACTGTCAAAAGCACCGGACTTAACAAATGCTTGCCACAGAATTGCGATCATGCTGCCAATAGTCGCAATGCCTAGGAAGTAGTTCCAGAAGTTGGTGACCTTCGAGCTAGAAGAGGAGTTCTCACCCGAGCTAAGATTCTTATCTTCCGAAGGTGTCTGGGGCTTCGGCTTCTCCCCGTCGGACGGAACCTGGGGCTTCGGCTTCTCCCCCTCGGACGAAACCTGGGGCTTCGGCTTCTCCCCGTCGGACGGAACCTGGGGCTTCGGCTTCTCCCCGTCGGACGGAACCTGGGGCTTCGGCTTCTCCCCCTCGGACGGAACCTGGGGCTTCGGCTTCTCCCCTTCGGACGAAACCTGGGGCTTCGGCTTCTCCCCCTCGGACGGAACCTGGGGCTTCGGCTTC is a genomic window of Corynebacterium singulare containing:
- a CDS encoding biliverdin-producing heme oxygenase gives rise to the protein MTTTLNKPLSVALREATARAHEHAENSAFMQRLLSGELNKSAVADLAGQLWFVYGALENAVRSVATTPIAGAVADPRLERRQALEADLKILVGENWSEEIRILPATTAYTARLEKIVSQPVEVVAHHYVRYLGDISGGQVIAARLGAHYGVPPEALNFYDFTSIGKIPPYRTGYRRRVDSLELNVEQREAMLSEAERAFSFNSAIFAELGRLY